Proteins encoded together in one Undibacterium sp. CCC3.4 window:
- a CDS encoding transposase: MSENKRKIFSRVQKAKVAVEAIKGEKTINQIAQKFGVHPTQVSQWKK, encoded by the coding sequence ATGAGTGAAAATAAGAGAAAAATATTTAGCCGCGTACAAAAAGCCAAGGTGGCAGTTGAGGCGATCAAAGGCGAAAAGACGATCAATCAGATCGCCCAAAAGTTCGGCGTGCATCCGACGCAGGTTAGCCAGTGGAAGAAATAA